The following proteins are co-located in the Microcystis wesenbergii NRERC-220 genome:
- a CDS encoding NUDIX hydrolase produces the protein MTTYRNPAPTVDIIIELIDSPHRPIVLIERKNPPFGWAIPGGFVDYGESVETAAIREAYEEISLQVQLIEQFHVYSDPNRDPRQHTISIVFIATAKGKPIAADDAKKVGVFHLWEFPQPLCFDHDRILNDYRRYRDYKIRPTH, from the coding sequence ATGACAACCTATCGCAATCCTGCTCCCACTGTTGATATTATCATCGAACTGATCGACTCGCCCCACCGTCCGATCGTACTAATTGAGAGAAAAAATCCGCCCTTTGGTTGGGCAATTCCGGGGGGATTCGTGGACTACGGTGAATCGGTGGAAACGGCGGCCATTCGGGAAGCTTACGAGGAAATCAGTTTACAGGTGCAGTTAATCGAGCAATTTCACGTCTATTCCGATCCTAACCGCGATCCGCGTCAACACACCATTAGTATTGTTTTTATCGCCACGGCAAAAGGCAAACCGATCGCTGCCGATGATGCCAAAAAAGTCGGGGTTTTTCATCTCTGGGAATTCCCCCAACCTTTATGCTTTGATCACGATCGCATTCTCAATGATTATCGTCGTTATCGGGACTATAAAATCCGTCCCACACATTAA
- a CDS encoding MFS transporter: MAHLTSERLNLTTKIAYGAGDLGPAITANISVFYLLFFLTDVAGLSAGLAGSVLMVVRIFDAINDPIIGMWSDRTRTIWGRRLPWMLLGSIPFGISYFLLWLIPTNNQLWLFLYYILIGIIFNLTYTVVNLPYQALTPELTHDYNERTRLNSFRFAFSIGGSILSLILYILVSSSYANDLHQAFLLLGVVCALMSIIAVIWCALVLQERGAKAILNPPQKKVLAIACIVIGALALVYGLGKIGVNPWDFIAISTILLGIEGIVSGLTLYYGKTENHLKDSAAIKQREADNNTETIPLKEQLKIVFGNRPFLYVIGIYLCAWLGVQLTASILVYYVVSYMRLSEAASGLVALAVQGTALVMLFFWQAVSQKLDKKIVYFLGMTVWIIAQIGLFLLQPGEITLMYALAVLAGFGVSVAYLIPWSMVPDVIELDELETGKRREGIFYAFMVLLQKIGLALGLFLVGIALETSGFKPRIPGEAIPVQPDSALIAIRLAIAPLPAFFLIISLILAYFYPITRQVHAEILDQLAARRQEEK; the protein is encoded by the coding sequence ATGGCTCATTTAACTTCTGAAAGACTGAATTTAACCACAAAAATCGCCTATGGTGCTGGCGATTTAGGACCGGCTATAACTGCTAATATCTCTGTATTTTACCTGCTATTTTTCCTCACTGATGTGGCAGGATTATCGGCAGGATTAGCTGGTAGTGTGCTGATGGTGGTGAGAATTTTCGACGCTATTAACGATCCGATTATTGGCATGTGGAGCGATCGAACTCGTACTATTTGGGGTCGTCGCTTACCATGGATGTTATTGGGGTCAATTCCCTTCGGAATTAGCTATTTTTTACTGTGGTTAATCCCGACTAATAACCAATTATGGTTATTTTTATATTATATTTTGATCGGCATTATCTTTAATTTAACCTATACAGTAGTCAATCTTCCCTACCAGGCACTCACCCCTGAATTAACCCATGATTATAATGAGAGAACCCGCTTAAATAGTTTTCGTTTTGCCTTTTCTATCGGGGGCAGCATTCTCTCATTAATTCTCTATATTCTCGTCTCATCGTCCTATGCCAACGATCTCCATCAAGCTTTTTTATTGTTAGGTGTAGTTTGTGCTTTAATGTCGATTATAGCAGTTATTTGGTGCGCTTTGGTTTTGCAAGAACGAGGAGCAAAAGCGATTCTCAATCCCCCTCAGAAAAAAGTTTTGGCAATTGCTTGTATAGTTATCGGTGCGCTTGCCTTGGTCTATGGACTGGGAAAAATTGGGGTAAATCCCTGGGACTTTATCGCTATTTCCACAATTTTATTAGGAATAGAAGGGATAGTTTCGGGGTTAACCCTTTACTATGGCAAAACTGAAAATCATCTCAAGGATAGCGCAGCAATTAAACAGAGAGAAGCGGATAATAATACCGAAACTATTCCCCTGAAAGAACAATTAAAAATAGTTTTTGGTAATCGTCCCTTTTTATACGTTATTGGCATCTATCTTTGTGCCTGGTTAGGAGTACAATTAACCGCCTCGATTTTGGTTTACTACGTCGTCAGCTACATGAGACTATCGGAAGCAGCATCGGGTTTAGTCGCTTTAGCAGTGCAGGGAACAGCTTTAGTGATGTTATTTTTCTGGCAAGCAGTTAGTCAGAAATTAGACAAAAAGATAGTCTATTTTTTAGGGATGACAGTCTGGATTATTGCCCAAATCGGTTTATTTTTGCTCCAACCAGGAGAAATAACTTTGATGTATGCTTTGGCAGTTTTGGCGGGATTTGGCGTATCTGTGGCCTATTTAATTCCTTGGTCAATGGTTCCTGATGTGATTGAATTAGACGAATTAGAAACAGGAAAACGTCGAGAAGGGATTTTTTATGCTTTCATGGTACTTCTGCAAAAAATTGGTTTAGCTTTGGGGTTATTTCTTGTCGGTATTGCCCTAGAAACATCGGGTTTTAAACCGAGAATCCCAGGAGAAGCAATTCCCGTGCAGCCAGATAGTGCTTTAATAGCAATTCGCCTAGCAATTGCCCCTTTACCAGCATTTTTCCTGATCATTAGCTTAATTCTTGCCTATTTTTATCCAATTACTCGCCAAGTTCACGCCGAAATTTTAGACCAATTAGCAGCAAGAAGACAAGAAGAAAAGTAG
- a CDS encoding glycosyltransferase family 4 protein: MMSHIFLFLEIFAQEGGIQSYIKDVLQAYLTLPGSEAAEVFLLRDATDCPNPFKNQGITFYYLKNKSATLGRIQLALKFLVSLLRKRPQRVFCGHINLAPLTRLYCQALGIPYTVLTYGKEVWEPLANSQKQALQAAESIWTISRYSRDLMCEANAIDPKKVAILPCVVDEEKFNLGEKSLTLIKKYDIENAKVLLTVARLWSGDIYKGVDVTIRALPTILETYPEVKYLVIGRGDDRPRLEALTKQLGVDKQVIFAGFVPTEELADHYRLANAYVMPSREGFGIVYLEAMACGIPVISGDEDGSAEPLQDGLVGWRVPYRDAEKVAKACLEILPGQDQRCHPQWLRQQTVTKFGKKTLRAKLLDWL, encoded by the coding sequence ATCATGTCTCATATCTTCCTATTTTTAGAGATTTTTGCCCAAGAAGGCGGTATTCAATCGTATATCAAGGATGTTCTGCAAGCTTATCTCACTTTGCCCGGTTCCGAGGCGGCCGAGGTTTTTTTGCTGCGGGATGCCACTGATTGTCCTAATCCTTTCAAAAATCAAGGTATTACCTTTTATTACCTGAAAAATAAATCAGCAACTCTCGGACGCATCCAATTAGCCCTTAAGTTTTTAGTTTCTCTCCTCCGGAAACGTCCCCAACGGGTTTTTTGTGGTCATATAAATTTAGCCCCCCTCACCCGTCTTTACTGTCAAGCTTTAGGCATACCCTACACCGTCCTCACCTACGGCAAAGAAGTCTGGGAACCTTTAGCAAATTCCCAAAAACAGGCCCTGCAAGCGGCCGAATCGATCTGGACAATTAGCCGTTACAGTCGCGATCTTATGTGTGAGGCTAACGCTATTGATCCCAAAAAAGTAGCAATTCTCCCCTGTGTGGTGGATGAGGAAAAGTTTAATTTAGGTGAAAAGTCCTTGACATTAATCAAGAAATATGATATAGAAAATGCCAAAGTTTTATTAACAGTGGCCCGGTTGTGGTCGGGGGATATCTATAAAGGGGTAGATGTGACCATTCGGGCCCTGCCGACAATTCTAGAGACTTATCCCGAAGTAAAATATCTAGTCATTGGACGGGGGGACGATCGCCCGAGATTAGAAGCTTTAACCAAGCAGTTAGGAGTGGATAAACAGGTAATTTTCGCCGGTTTTGTCCCCACGGAGGAATTAGCCGACCATTATCGTTTAGCCAATGCTTACGTTATGCCCTCCCGGGAAGGATTCGGGATTGTTTACCTAGAAGCGATGGCCTGTGGTATTCCCGTGATTTCTGGAGATGAGGACGGTTCAGCAGAGCCGCTGCAGGATGGTTTAGTGGGGTGGCGTGTTCCCTATCGAGATGCCGAAAAGGTGGCTAAAGCTTGTCTAGAAATTTTGCCCGGTCAGGATCAACGTTGTCACCCGCAATGGTTGCGTCAACAAACTGTAACTAAATTCGGCAAAAAGACTTTACGGGCAAAATTACTCGATTGGTTGTAA